One window of Bos indicus isolate NIAB-ARS_2022 breed Sahiwal x Tharparkar chromosome 18, NIAB-ARS_B.indTharparkar_mat_pri_1.0, whole genome shotgun sequence genomic DNA carries:
- the LOC139177224 gene encoding putative killer cell immunoglobulin-like receptor-like protein KIR3DX1: MCPTLLSLLSLGFCVSLRIWAAVGKYEKLSLSAWPSPVVPLGQTVTLQCHSHSPLKRFRLFKTDGERRLSELQGHHFNNFTLGPVTGEHAGSYTCSEAYWSAPSDPLQIVVSGVFQKPSISAHPGPLVQQGDNVTLRCHSLVMFDKFILHHENSTGHFQRRGEMLTGGYAPADFSIGPMTLASAGTYRCYGSLRRSPYEWSAPSDPVDIMITGLSKKPSLSAQGGSMVRSGENVTLVCSSESAFDQFHLLREGVNLGRHLAGGQSPRRALQAEFPLGPGTPAHSGVYRCYGSFTRSPYSWSNSSDPLFLSVTGSTTSTCPSIMDPHTTEEARLPQGHSSQLHLLLRLSVAFIYTSIFLAVLVCHWLPIKCCHHGRRAQRRQNSEW; this comes from the exons ATGTGCCCCACACTCCTCAGCCTCCTGAGTCTCG GATTCTGTGTGAGTCTAAGGATCTGGGCAGCTGTGG GTAAATATGAGAAGCTGTCTTTGTCCGCCTGGCCAAGCCCCGTGGTTCCCTTAGGACAGACTGTGACTCTTCAGTGTCACTCCCATTCTCCACTTAAGAGATTCAGACTGTtcaaaacagatggggaaaggcGTTTGTCTGAGCTCCAAGGACATCATTTCAATAACTTCACCCTTGGCCCGGTGACCGGAGAACATGCCGGGTCCTACACATGTTCTGAAGCCTACTGGTCTGCACCCAGTGACCCCCTGCAGATTGTGGTCTCAG GTGTGTTCCAAAAACCCTCCATCTCAGCCCACCCAGGGCCCCTCGTGCAGCAGGGAGACAATGTGACCCTCCGCTGTCACTCACTGGTGATGTTTGACAAGTTTATCCTGCACCATGAAAACAGCACAGGGCATTTCCAGAGACGTGGAGAGATGCTCACTGGTGGGTATGCCCCAGCTGACTTCTCCATTGGCCCCATGACTTTGGCGAGTGCCGGCACCTACAGATGCTACGGCTCTCTCAGAAGATCCCCCTATGAGTGGTCAGCCCCCAGCGACCCTGTGGACATCATGATCACAG GTCTGTCCAAAAAACCCTCTCTATCAGCCCAGGGGGGCTCCATGGTGAGGTCAGGAGAGAACGTGACCTTGGTCTGCAGCTCCGAGAGTGCCTTTGACCAGTTCCATTTGCTCAGGGAGGGGGTGAACCTTGGACGCCATCTCGCTGGAGGGCAGAGCCCCCGCAGAGCACTCCAGGCAGAGTTCCCTCTGGGTCCTGGGACCCCAGCCCACAGCGGGGTCTACAGGTGTTACGGCTCTTTCACTCGCTCTCCCTACTCGTGGTCAAACTCCAGCGACCCACTGTTCCTGTCTGTCACAG GATCCACTACAAGTACTTGCCCATCAATCATGGATCCACACACCACAGAAG AAGCACGGCTTCCTCAAGGCCACTCCAGCCAGCTGCACCTTCTCCTTAGGCTCTCCGTAGCCTTCATCTATACCAGCATCTTCCTCGCTGTTCTTGTCTGTCACTGGTTACCCATAAA ATGTTGCCATCATGGAAGGAGAGCCCAAAGAAGACAGAACAGTGAATGGTGA